The following are from one region of the Synergistaceae bacterium genome:
- the trxB gene encoding thioredoxin-disulfide reductase, with product MEKRELVVIGAGPAGLTAAIYGRRAGLDVLLLEKGVAGGQINTTEEIENWPGVEHASGPELSEMFRKHAEKFKTEFREVDVSKVELRGESKIVTTNKGEIEAEAVIIATGAYFRRLGCEGEAEHIGQGVSYCAVCDGAFFEDEEIAVVGGGNTAVEEAVYLTNFASKVFIIHRRDEFRADRAAIEHALSNPKIEPVWNTVVEKIEGDGMVENLVIKNVKTGEVSDLPVAGVFMFVGQLPHDECVKGLVDAARGGWILTDDNMETSVEGIFAAGDVRDKGLRQVVTAASDGAIAAMSASAYINEQLHLRSVLFEPERVVALFYSSIDQEQVRLSDEVDTLTKEKGKKVALIDGYRNKRMADKLGLEKLPALVEIVSGQIVKKSPITAAADVLPLL from the coding sequence ATGGAAAAAAGGGAACTTGTCGTCATCGGTGCAGGGCCGGCCGGTTTAACCGCCGCTATCTACGGCAGGAGGGCCGGTCTTGATGTGTTGCTGCTCGAAAAGGGAGTCGCAGGCGGTCAGATAAACACGACCGAGGAGATAGAGAACTGGCCGGGCGTCGAACACGCCTCCGGGCCGGAGCTCTCCGAGATGTTCAGAAAGCACGCGGAGAAGTTCAAAACCGAGTTCAGAGAGGTCGACGTATCGAAGGTCGAGCTCCGCGGCGAGTCGAAGATCGTGACGACAAACAAGGGCGAGATCGAGGCCGAGGCCGTGATCATCGCCACGGGCGCGTACTTCCGCAGGCTCGGCTGCGAGGGCGAAGCGGAGCACATAGGCCAGGGAGTCAGCTACTGCGCCGTGTGCGACGGCGCCTTCTTCGAGGACGAGGAGATCGCGGTAGTCGGCGGCGGCAACACGGCGGTCGAGGAGGCCGTATACCTCACAAACTTCGCCTCCAAGGTCTTCATCATCCACCGCAGGGACGAGTTCCGGGCGGATCGCGCGGCCATCGAGCACGCCCTCTCCAATCCGAAGATAGAGCCGGTCTGGAACACCGTCGTCGAGAAGATCGAGGGCGACGGGATGGTCGAGAACCTCGTCATAAAGAACGTCAAGACCGGCGAGGTGTCGGACCTCCCCGTTGCCGGCGTATTCATGTTCGTCGGGCAGCTCCCTCACGACGAGTGTGTGAAGGGGCTGGTGGACGCGGCAAGAGGCGGCTGGATTTTGACCGACGACAACATGGAGACATCGGTCGAGGGCATATTCGCTGCGGGCGACGTGCGCGACAAGGGCCTTCGCCAGGTGGTCACGGCGGCCTCAGACGGAGCGATAGCCGCGATGAGCGCGTCGGCTTACATCAATGAGCAGCTTCACCTGCGCTCCGTCCTCTTCGAGCCCGAAAGAGTCGTGGCGCTCTTTTACTCCAGCATCGACCAAGAGCAGGTCAGGCTCTCCGACGAGGTCGACACCCTCACCAAGGAAAAAGGAAAGAAGGTCGCTCTCATCGATGGCTACAGAAACAAACGGATGGCGGATAAACTGGGCTTGGAGAAACTTCCGGCCCTTGTTGAAATAGTCTCCGGTCAGATCGTGAAAAAGTCTCCGATTACCGCCGCCGCAGACGTGCTTCCCCTCTTGTGA
- the prmC gene encoding peptide chain release factor N(5)-glutamine methyltransferase, which translates to MTVFEARRRILRALSEAGVPSPGFEADMILRHVLNSTGGHLLAHPEEKTDDNEINEIQRIVARRVSREPLQHIIGSWDFFGRTLETPPGVLIPRPETELLVEIALDLTPPQGGLFLDWGTGTGCIALSLLCESRALEGLAADCNPLAISACWRNLRRHGVLDRCLVLHSRTPEDLPLHAGSLDMLVSNPPYIKTDQLPHLVEEVRYEPVSALDGGVDGMRWYRRLSAAAEVLLKPGGWLLFEVGDEYQAEAILQSASPSFLPGGTHRDYSGISRVLVMRRV; encoded by the coding sequence ATGACGGTCTTCGAGGCCAGAAGGCGGATCCTCCGCGCCCTGAGCGAGGCGGGCGTACCGTCTCCCGGCTTCGAGGCCGACATGATACTCCGGCATGTCCTGAACAGTACCGGCGGACACCTACTGGCCCATCCAGAAGAGAAGACCGACGATAACGAGATAAACGAGATTCAAAGAATAGTCGCACGCCGCGTTTCAAGGGAGCCGTTGCAGCACATCATCGGCTCCTGGGACTTCTTTGGCAGAACCCTGGAGACCCCGCCGGGCGTTCTGATCCCGAGGCCGGAGACGGAACTGCTGGTCGAGATCGCCTTGGACCTGACGCCGCCGCAAGGGGGCCTCTTCCTCGACTGGGGAACCGGGACGGGCTGCATTGCCCTGTCGCTTCTCTGCGAATCCCGAGCCCTGGAGGGGCTGGCCGCCGACTGCAACCCGCTGGCGATCTCTGCCTGCTGGAGGAACCTAAGGCGCCACGGGGTGCTCGACAGGTGCCTGGTGCTGCACTCCCGCACTCCTGAAGACCTGCCGTTGCATGCCGGATCCCTTGACATGCTTGTAAGCAATCCTCCCTATATCAAAACCGACCAACTTCCGCACCTGGTGGAGGAGGTCCGTTACGAGCCCGTCTCCGCCCTGGATGGCGGGGTCGACGGAATGCGGTGGTACAGAAGGCTCTCCGCGGCCGCCGAGGTGCTTTTAAAACCCGGCGGATGGCTGCTCTTCGAGGTAGGCGACGAGTACCAGGCGGAGGCGATCCTGCAAAGCGCCTCCCCGTCGTTCCTTCCCGGCGGAACCCATCGTGATTATTCCGGCATCTCTCGCGTTCTCGTAATGCGTCGTGTATAA